The Papio anubis isolate 15944 chromosome 1, Panubis1.0, whole genome shotgun sequence genome window below encodes:
- the CNIH4 gene encoding protein cornichon homolog 4 isoform X2, translating to MEAVVFVFSLLDCCALIFLSVYFIITLSDLECDYINARSCCSKLNKWVIPELIGHTIVTVLMLISLHWFIFLLNLPVATWNIYRNTQSRAAEVTHEGSHDQAWIPLALLLHVSL from the exons atggaggcGGTGGTGTTCGTCTTCTCTCTCCTCGATTGTTGCGCGCTCATCTTCCTTTCGGTCTACTTC ATAATTACATTGTCTGATTTAGAATGTGATTACATTAATGCTAGATCATGTTGCTCGAAATTAAACAAG TGGGTAATTCCAGAATTGATTGGCCATACCATTGTCACTGTATTAATGCTCATTTCATTGCACTGGTTCATTTTCCTTCTCAACTTACCTGTTGCCACTTGGAATATATATCG AAATACACAATCGAGGGCAGCTGAAGTCACACATGAAGGAAGCCATGATCAAGCTTGGATTCCACTTGCTCTGCTtcttcatgtatctttatag
- the CNIH4 gene encoding protein cornichon homolog 4 isoform X1, producing MEAVVFVFSLLDCCALIFLSVYFIITLSDLECDYINARSCCSKLNKWVIPELIGHTIVTVLMLISLHWFIFLLNLPVATWNIYRYIMVPSGNMGVFDPTEIHNRGQLKSHMKEAMIKLGFHLLCFFMYLYSMILALIND from the exons atggaggcGGTGGTGTTCGTCTTCTCTCTCCTCGATTGTTGCGCGCTCATCTTCCTTTCGGTCTACTTC ATAATTACATTGTCTGATTTAGAATGTGATTACATTAATGCTAGATCATGTTGCTCGAAATTAAACAAG TGGGTAATTCCAGAATTGATTGGCCATACCATTGTCACTGTATTAATGCTCATTTCATTGCACTGGTTCATTTTCCTTCTCAACTTACCTGTTGCCACTTGGAATATATATCG ATACATTATGGTGCCGAGTGGTAACATGGGAGTGTTTGATCCAACAGAAATACACAATCGAGGGCAGCTGAAGTCACACATGAAGGAAGCCATGATCAAGCTTGGATTCCACTTGCTCTGCTtcttcatgtatctttatag